One Kitasatospora sp. MAP12-44 DNA segment encodes these proteins:
- a CDS encoding NUDIX domain-containing protein: MSTHEAQVAKSPGAHCHWCGTAYPAGTTAWPRTCPGCGEISYRNPLPVTVALLPVNRPDGGQSLVVIRRTIEPGYGLLALPGGYVDYGESWQQAAVRELREETGIHARADQVALVATDSDNAGGFLCLFALLPAQDRADLPPSKPTDETEGWQLIDTPVELAFPFHTRVTKSWFDGDYAHLA; encoded by the coding sequence ATGAGCACTCACGAGGCCCAGGTCGCCAAATCCCCTGGTGCGCACTGCCACTGGTGCGGCACCGCCTACCCGGCCGGGACGACGGCCTGGCCGCGCACCTGCCCCGGCTGCGGTGAGATCAGCTACCGCAACCCGCTGCCGGTGACCGTCGCCCTGCTCCCGGTCAACCGCCCCGACGGCGGCCAGAGCCTGGTGGTGATCCGCCGCACCATCGAGCCCGGCTACGGCCTGCTCGCCCTGCCCGGCGGCTATGTCGACTACGGCGAGAGCTGGCAGCAGGCCGCCGTCCGCGAACTGCGCGAGGAGACCGGCATCCACGCCCGCGCGGACCAGGTCGCGCTGGTGGCCACCGACTCGGACAACGCCGGCGGCTTCCTCTGCCTCTTCGCCCTGCTGCCCGCCCAGGACCGCGCCGACCTGCCGCCGTCGAAGCCCACCGACGAGACCGAGGGCTGGCAGCTCATCGACACCCCCGTCGAGCTGGCCTTCCCCTTCCACACCCGGGTCACCAAATCCTGGTTCGACGGGGACTACGCCCACCTGGCCTGA
- a CDS encoding acetoacetate--CoA ligase, with protein sequence MSTPPQDQNHPDAPAPGEPLWRPDPAAAAGTRLVAFQAWAAEHHGAPAAPLAPVADDATAAERYAALHSWSTEDLDRFWTAVTDWFDVRFSTPPQAVLADPAMPGARWFPGARLNYAEHALRFAEDPAHADRPAILHLDETTDEPIALSWAELRRQVGALTAQLRALGIGPGDRVAAYLPNIPQAITALLATAAVGAIWTSCAPDFGARSVLDRFQQIEPAVLFAVDGYRYGGKAHDRTDVVAELRRELPTLRAVVHVPLLGSPAPEGALHWDDLTAGDAEPVFEQLPFEHPLWVLYSSGTTGLPKAIVQSQGGILVEHLKQTGLHLDLGPEDRFLWYTSTGWMMWNFLVAGLLVGATVVTYDGSPGHPDTGALWQVAARSRATVLGTSAAYVIASRKAELHPGRDLDLSAVRCLGTTGSPLPPDGFRWIYDEVKPDVWLASVSGGTDVCSCFVGGVPTLPVYLGEIQAPCLGAAVESWDVQGKPHTDEVGELVVTKPLPSMPTGFWNDPDGVRYHDSYFEMFPGTWRHGDWITATSRGTVIIHGRSDSTLNRQGVRMGSSDIYEVVERLPEITESLVIGLEEAEGAYWMPLFVVLAPGATLDDELRARIHTALRTELSPRHVPDEVIAVTGLPHTLTGKRIEVPVKRLLSGTPLDQAVNPGSVDNLDHLRFFEQLGRDRRS encoded by the coding sequence GTGAGCACCCCACCCCAGGACCAGAACCACCCGGACGCCCCGGCGCCCGGCGAGCCGCTCTGGCGCCCCGACCCCGCCGCGGCCGCCGGCACCCGGCTGGTCGCGTTCCAGGCCTGGGCCGCCGAACACCACGGCGCGCCGGCCGCCCCGCTGGCCCCGGTGGCCGACGACGCCACCGCCGCCGAGCGCTACGCCGCCCTGCACAGCTGGTCCACCGAGGACCTCGACCGCTTCTGGACCGCCGTCACCGACTGGTTCGACGTGCGCTTCTCCACCCCGCCGCAGGCCGTCCTCGCCGACCCGGCGATGCCCGGCGCCCGCTGGTTCCCCGGCGCCCGCCTCAACTACGCCGAGCACGCGCTGCGCTTCGCCGAGGACCCGGCGCACGCCGACCGCCCCGCGATCCTGCACCTCGACGAGACCACCGACGAGCCGATCGCGCTGAGTTGGGCCGAGCTGCGCCGCCAGGTCGGCGCGCTCACCGCCCAGCTGCGCGCCCTGGGCATCGGCCCCGGCGACCGGGTCGCCGCCTACCTCCCCAACATCCCGCAGGCCATCACCGCGCTGCTCGCCACCGCGGCCGTCGGCGCGATCTGGACCTCCTGCGCCCCCGACTTCGGCGCCCGCAGCGTGCTGGACCGCTTCCAGCAGATCGAGCCCGCCGTCCTGTTCGCCGTCGACGGCTACCGCTACGGCGGCAAGGCCCACGACCGCACCGACGTGGTCGCCGAGCTGCGCCGCGAACTGCCCACCCTGCGCGCCGTCGTGCACGTCCCGCTGCTCGGCTCGCCGGCCCCCGAGGGCGCCCTGCACTGGGACGACCTCACCGCCGGCGACGCCGAGCCGGTCTTCGAGCAACTCCCGTTCGAGCACCCGCTCTGGGTGCTCTACTCCTCCGGCACCACCGGCCTGCCCAAGGCCATCGTGCAGAGCCAGGGCGGAATTCTCGTCGAGCATCTCAAGCAGACCGGCCTGCACCTGGACCTGGGCCCCGAGGACCGCTTCCTCTGGTACACCTCCACCGGCTGGATGATGTGGAACTTCCTGGTCGCCGGCCTGCTGGTCGGCGCCACCGTGGTCACCTACGACGGCAGCCCGGGCCACCCCGACACCGGCGCGCTCTGGCAGGTCGCCGCCCGCAGCCGCGCCACCGTGCTCGGCACCTCGGCCGCGTACGTGATCGCCAGCCGCAAGGCCGAGCTGCACCCGGGCCGCGACCTCGACCTCAGCGCCGTCCGCTGCCTGGGCACCACCGGCTCCCCGCTGCCGCCCGACGGCTTCCGCTGGATCTACGACGAGGTCAAGCCGGACGTCTGGCTCGCCTCGGTCAGCGGCGGCACGGACGTCTGCAGCTGCTTCGTCGGCGGCGTCCCCACCCTCCCGGTGTACCTCGGCGAGATCCAGGCCCCCTGCCTCGGCGCGGCCGTCGAGTCCTGGGACGTCCAGGGCAAGCCGCACACCGACGAGGTCGGCGAGCTGGTGGTCACCAAGCCGCTCCCCTCGATGCCCACCGGCTTCTGGAACGACCCCGACGGCGTCCGCTACCACGACAGCTACTTCGAGATGTTCCCCGGCACCTGGCGCCACGGCGACTGGATCACCGCCACCTCGCGCGGCACGGTGATCATCCACGGCCGCTCCGACTCCACCCTCAACCGCCAGGGCGTCCGGATGGGCTCCTCCGACATCTACGAGGTGGTCGAGCGCCTCCCCGAGATCACCGAGTCCCTGGTGATCGGCCTGGAGGAGGCCGAGGGCGCCTACTGGATGCCGCTCTTCGTCGTCCTCGCCCCCGGCGCCACCCTCGACGACGAGCTGCGCGCCCGGATCCACACCGCGCTGCGCACCGAGCTCTCGCCGCGCCACGTCCCCGACGAGGTCATCGCCGTCACCGGCCTCCCGCACACCCTCACCGGCAAGCGCATCGAGGTCCCGGTCAAGCGCCTGCTCTCCGGCACTCCGCTCGACCAGGCCGTCAACCCCGGCTCCGTCGACAACCTCGACCACCTGCGCTTCTTCGAGCAGCTGGGCCGCGACCGCCGCAGCTGA
- the ptsP gene encoding phosphoenolpyruvate--protein phosphotransferase, whose protein sequence is MDRTLRGVGVSHGVAIGQVRHMGTAVLEPPATQIPTADAPREQARAQQAVDAVAADLIARGNLAGGEAQGVLEAQALMAQDPELMADVRRRITVGSSAERGVYDAFAAYRALLASAGEYLAGRVADLDDVRNRIVARLLGVPMPGVPDSDEPYVLFARDLAPADTALLDPALVLGFVTEEGGPTSHSAILARAMGVPAVVALPGATSVAEGVVVAVDGSSGEVLIEPGEQKQAELRRAAAERKAALASSSGPGQTSDGHRVPLLANVGGPGDVPAALAAGAEGVGLFRTEFLFLDDSAKAPGEEQQVQAYRKVLEAFPEGRVVVRALDAGADKPLDFLTPADEPNPALGVRGLRTLLEHPEVLDTQLRALARAAEGLPVHLEVMAPMVADRVDARAFADACRKAGLQAKFGAMVEIPSAALRARSILQEVEFLSLGTNDLAQYTFAADRQVGSLARLQDPWQPALLDLIAAAADAAQATGRSCGVCGEAAADPLLACVLTGLGVTSLSMGAASIPYVRASLAKYTLAQCRRAAEAARATDGADEARAAAQHVLSGE, encoded by the coding sequence ATGGACAGGACGCTGCGCGGCGTAGGTGTCAGCCACGGGGTGGCGATCGGCCAGGTACGGCACATGGGCACCGCGGTGCTGGAGCCGCCGGCCACGCAGATTCCGACCGCGGACGCGCCGCGTGAGCAGGCCCGCGCCCAGCAGGCCGTGGACGCGGTGGCAGCCGATCTGATCGCGCGCGGCAATCTGGCCGGCGGCGAGGCCCAAGGGGTGCTGGAGGCGCAGGCCCTGATGGCCCAGGACCCCGAGCTGATGGCGGACGTGCGGCGCAGGATCACCGTGGGCAGCAGCGCCGAGCGCGGCGTCTACGACGCCTTTGCCGCCTACCGCGCCCTGCTGGCCTCGGCGGGCGAGTACCTGGCGGGCCGGGTGGCCGACCTGGACGACGTCCGCAACCGGATCGTCGCGCGGCTGCTCGGTGTGCCGATGCCGGGCGTGCCGGACAGCGACGAGCCGTACGTGCTCTTCGCCCGGGACCTGGCGCCGGCCGACACCGCGCTGCTGGACCCGGCGCTGGTGCTCGGCTTCGTCACCGAGGAGGGCGGGCCGACCAGCCACAGCGCCATCCTCGCGCGGGCGATGGGTGTGCCGGCCGTGGTCGCGCTGCCCGGTGCGACCAGTGTGGCCGAGGGTGTGGTGGTCGCGGTCGACGGCAGCAGCGGCGAGGTGCTGATCGAGCCGGGCGAGCAGAAGCAGGCCGAGCTGCGGCGGGCCGCCGCCGAGCGCAAGGCCGCGCTGGCCTCCTCGTCCGGTCCGGGGCAGACCTCGGACGGGCACCGGGTGCCGCTGCTGGCCAACGTCGGCGGGCCCGGCGACGTGCCGGCCGCGCTGGCTGCGGGGGCGGAGGGCGTCGGGCTGTTCCGGACCGAGTTCCTCTTCCTGGACGACTCGGCCAAGGCACCGGGCGAGGAGCAGCAGGTCCAGGCGTACCGGAAGGTGCTGGAGGCGTTCCCCGAGGGCCGGGTGGTGGTCCGGGCACTGGATGCCGGGGCGGACAAACCGCTGGACTTCCTGACGCCGGCCGACGAGCCGAACCCGGCGCTGGGCGTGCGCGGGCTGCGCACGCTGCTTGAGCACCCCGAGGTGCTGGACACCCAGCTGCGGGCGCTGGCCAGGGCGGCCGAGGGCCTGCCCGTCCACTTGGAGGTGATGGCGCCGATGGTGGCCGACCGGGTGGACGCCCGGGCGTTCGCGGACGCCTGCCGCAAGGCGGGGCTGCAGGCGAAGTTCGGGGCGATGGTGGAGATCCCGTCGGCCGCGCTGCGGGCGCGCTCGATCCTGCAGGAGGTCGAGTTCCTGTCGTTGGGGACCAACGACCTTGCGCAGTACACCTTTGCGGCGGACCGCCAGGTCGGCTCGCTGGCGCGGCTGCAGGACCCGTGGCAGCCGGCGCTGCTCGACCTGATCGCGGCTGCCGCCGACGCGGCGCAGGCGACCGGGCGCAGCTGCGGTGTCTGCGGCGAGGCGGCCGCCGATCCGCTGCTGGCCTGTGTGCTGACCGGTCTTGGCGTGACCAGCCTGTCGATGGGCGCGGCGTCGATTCCGTACGTGCGGGCGTCGCTGGCGAAGTACACGCTGGCGCAGTGCCGGCGGGCGGCCGAGGCGGCCCGTGCCACGGACGGCGCGGACGAGGCGCGCGCCGCGGCGCAGCACGTGCTGTCCGGGGAGTAG
- the mmuM gene encoding homocysteine S-methyltransferase — protein sequence MPVSESGFARALLGGPLVLDGGLSNQLAAAGYDLADELWSARLLADAPQALVAAHRAYYAAGAEVVITGSYQASFEGFARRGVDRAGAARLLASSVRLAREAAGERATGRARWVAASVGPYGAVLADGSEYRGRYGLTVAALERFHRPRIEVLAAAGPDVLALETVPDLVEAEALVRCVRGLGVPAWLSYSIAGTRTRAGQPLAEAFAVAAEAAEVVAVGVNCCAPEDVGPAVRIAARVTGKPVVAYPNSGEGWDPQARAWFGAPTAPAGAARGWVADGARLVGGCCRVGPDQIAALAAEIGVDSTRAG from the coding sequence ATGCCGGTGTCGGAGAGCGGGTTCGCGCGGGCCCTGCTGGGCGGGCCGCTGGTGCTGGACGGCGGGTTGTCGAACCAGCTGGCCGCGGCCGGGTACGACCTGGCGGACGAGCTGTGGTCGGCGCGGCTGTTGGCGGACGCCCCGCAGGCGCTGGTGGCGGCCCATCGGGCGTACTACGCGGCGGGCGCCGAGGTGGTGATCACGGGCAGCTACCAGGCGAGCTTCGAGGGGTTCGCGCGGCGCGGCGTCGACCGGGCCGGGGCGGCGCGGCTGCTGGCGTCCAGCGTGCGACTGGCGCGCGAGGCGGCCGGGGAGCGTGCGACGGGGCGCGCGCGCTGGGTGGCGGCGTCGGTCGGTCCGTACGGGGCGGTGCTGGCGGACGGGTCGGAGTACCGCGGCCGCTACGGGCTCACGGTGGCCGCCCTGGAGCGGTTCCACCGGCCGCGGATCGAGGTGCTGGCCGCCGCCGGGCCGGATGTGCTGGCGCTGGAGACCGTGCCGGACCTGGTGGAGGCCGAGGCGCTGGTGCGCTGCGTGCGCGGTCTCGGGGTGCCGGCCTGGCTGTCGTACAGCATCGCGGGCACCCGGACCAGGGCCGGCCAGCCGCTGGCGGAGGCGTTCGCGGTGGCGGCCGAGGCGGCGGAGGTGGTGGCCGTCGGAGTGAACTGCTGCGCCCCTGAGGACGTCGGGCCGGCGGTGCGGATCGCGGCGCGGGTCACCGGGAAGCCGGTGGTGGCCTACCCGAACAGCGGTGAGGGCTGGGATCCGCAGGCGCGCGCCTGGTTCGGCGCGCCGACCGCGCCGGCCGGCGCGGCCCGCGGGTGGGTGGCGGACGGGGCGCGGCTGGTGGGCGGGTGCTGCCGGGTGGGGCCCGATCAGATCGCCGCGCTGGCGGCGGAGATCGGCGTGGACAGTACCCGAGCAGGGTGA
- a CDS encoding NUDIX domain-containing protein, which translates to MSDHEPTDHEPTLDAPDESAFLAAYDPRAFTPVAVTVDVVALTLRQGALHVLLVERGAPPYQGRWALPGGFLRAGQEDLPTAAARELAEETGLAAEDAALGRVHLEQLGTYGAPGRDPRMHVVSVAYLAFAPDLPDPQAGSDAAAAAWHPVPSHEAAAPPVELAFDHARILADALDRARAKLEYTPLATAFLPPDFTIPELRAVYEAVWDDKLHPGNFHRKVLSVPGFVESTGATTERGGSRGGPRARTYRAGAARLLHPALLRPDSTQPSTRT; encoded by the coding sequence ATGTCCGATCACGAGCCCACCGACCACGAGCCCACCCTCGACGCTCCCGACGAGAGCGCCTTCCTCGCCGCCTACGACCCGCGCGCCTTCACCCCGGTCGCCGTGACGGTCGACGTGGTCGCCCTGACACTCCGTCAGGGAGCCCTGCACGTCCTGCTGGTGGAGCGCGGCGCCCCGCCGTACCAGGGCCGCTGGGCACTGCCCGGCGGCTTCCTGCGCGCCGGGCAGGAGGACCTGCCGACCGCCGCCGCCCGCGAGCTGGCCGAGGAGACCGGCCTGGCCGCCGAGGACGCCGCCCTCGGCCGAGTGCACCTCGAACAGCTCGGCACCTACGGCGCACCCGGGCGCGACCCGCGGATGCACGTGGTCTCGGTCGCCTACCTCGCCTTCGCCCCCGACCTGCCCGACCCGCAGGCCGGCAGCGACGCCGCCGCGGCCGCCTGGCACCCCGTCCCCTCCCATGAGGCCGCCGCGCCGCCCGTCGAGCTGGCCTTCGACCACGCCCGGATCCTCGCCGACGCCCTCGACCGGGCCCGCGCCAAGCTCGAGTACACCCCGCTCGCCACCGCCTTCCTGCCACCGGACTTCACCATCCCGGAGCTGCGCGCGGTCTACGAGGCCGTCTGGGACGACAAGCTGCACCCCGGCAACTTCCACCGCAAGGTGCTCTCCGTCCCCGGCTTCGTCGAGAGCACCGGCGCCACCACCGAACGCGGCGGCAGCCGCGGCGGCCCGCGCGCCCGCACCTACCGCGCCGGCGCGGCCCGACTCCTGCACCCCGCCCTGCTGCGCCCCGACTCGACCCAGCCATCCACTCGGACCTGA